TGATCTATCGCGCCGGCGTCTATCGCGCCGAGGACTACGCCCTCACCTCGGGCGGGTGGCAGGCGGTGCGCCATGTCGCAACCGGTGGAGTAGGAATCCCGTTTGCCGGAGGTCGGTCGCGGCTCGACCTCGCGGTCGAAGGCGGCATCGGCGGCGCGGATCGTTCCGACAGCGTCCGGGAGCGCTTCCTGACGCTTAAGGTCTCTTTTCATCATGCCGAACTCTGGTTTGTGCAACGCAAGGGCCGACATTGACCTCTAATCCGATCCTGAACCTCGTCATGCGGACTGTTAAGGCAGGTCCGGTGTTACTAATCCTATTGACGATCGCGCTGCTGCATTCCTGTGCGCCGCTTCCGCCGGTGGAGGAACTTCCCGACCGGTCGGCTCAGGTTGCGTCGCCGCAGGATACCCTTACTGCAGCAGAGCGTGACAGCATCATCCTCGTGACGCGCTCGTTTGCGCACGAACGCTACAAGAATGGCGACTACGAGACGGCTCGCAAGCACTTCCTGACACTGCGATACTACGACCGGGACCACAAGCAGAACTTCTACCGATATTGGGCAGACTGCTTCATCCGGGCCGGAATGCTCGACTCGGCGGTCTATGCCTTTGAAGAGGGAGTCAAGTATTTTCCGGAGGACGAGCATACCCGGGTTGCGCTGGCGATCATGTATCGCAATGAGCGACGTTACGATGAAGCTATAGCGCAGCAATCGGCGGCGGTGCGTCTGAAGCCCGACTCGCTTCGCTATTACCAGGACTTGGAAGCGATCTACGAGGCAGCCGAGCGGTGGGACGACGCTATTGCGACGTTGCAAAGCATGGTAAATCGCTGGCCGGACGACAAGGGGTTGCGCGAGCGGCTCACGAATCTAATACGGTCGCGTCGTTCGCCTGAGGAATACCTCGCCGAACTGAAGCGGTCGCTCGAAGCCGCGCCAGACGATCCCGAACTGCGGCTTCGCTATGCGACCGAACTTTCGTCTCAAGGGATGACGAAGGAAGCGACGGCGGAGATGGAGGAATATCTTAAGGCGAAGCCCGCCGACGCCGGAGTCTGGCGGCAGTTGGGGCATTCCCGGGCGGATCTTGGCGACTGGAACGGGGCGATTGCAGCACTTAGGAAGGCTCTCGATCTGGAGCCGAAGAACGCTTCCGATGCCATAGAAATCAGCCGCAACTACCTGGCATTGAATAATTGGTCCGAAGCGCGAAGGTGGGGAGCGCGAGCGCTCGACCTCGAGCCGGGCAATGGGGTTGCTCTGAACGCAATGGCGGAGGCATACTTTCGGTCGGCGGACGCGGCTTCGGGAGATAACATCAAGTTCAACGACAAACTGGTCTTCGCCATTGCCTACGGGCTTTATCAACGTGCCGCGGTATCGGGTAATCCTCAAGCGCGATCCGATGGCGAACGCGGGATGCGGAGTTTGGTGCAGAGCGAACTGATCCCGTCGAAAGAGGATCGCTTCATGAGCAAAGCGAACCGGCCGACCGGGAAGGCCTACGACTGGATCGATCCCTCGTGGCCGGAAGTGCAGGCGCTCGACAAGTTCCTGAGCGGACTTGACTGAGTGCAGAGTGCGGAATGCTGATTGCAGACAAGATGCTCGATTATGTCAGAGTGAAAGAGTGGCGGGATTCAGCATCAGCATGATTGTCACCATCATCATCAACAACAGATCATAACAAGGTTTGATATGCGGTTTGCGGTAGCATCGGACCATGCCGGCTTTGCGCTAAAGGAATTACTCAAGCAGCGCCTCTTTGAAGAGGGGCACGAGGTGGTCGATTACGGGACTACCAGTGAGCAGCCCTGCGACTACCCCGACTTCGGGCGTCCGGCAGCCGAAGCGGTGGCGCGCGGCAACTGTGACCGGGGTTTGCTCGTCTGTGGCACCGGAATCGGGATGTCAATCGTCGCCAACAAGGTGCCGGGAGTTTATGCAGCGCTCTGCGCGTCGGGAGTTCAGGCTGAGTATGCCCGGCGGCATAACAACGCCAATGTGCTGGTGATGGGCGGCTGGCTGACCGGGCGGCTGCAAGCCGAGGAGATCCTGACGCGGTTCCTCTCAACCGAGTTTGAAGGCGGCCGCCATGCCCGTCGGGTCGGGAAGATCAACGGGAACGGGAAGGGGGGAGGGGGGTAGGGATGGCTTCAAATCTTCCCATAAACATAGATGACTTGATCCGGCAAAGAACGGTTGAGCAACAGCGTGTCGAATACAAGGCAGTGTGGAACGAATGGACAGGGATATCAGTCATTCGTTCTATTTGCGCTTTTGCCAATGATCTTCATAATCTCAATGGCGGGTATATCATAATTGGCATTGAGGAAGAGGATGGGCTGCCTAAATTACCGCCCGTAGGAATTCCAACGAACGATATTGATAGAATACAGAGGGCGATTCGCCAAGGATGTATTCAGATTTCGCCGAACTACTTTCCAATTATATCGCCAGAGTCTTTTATGGGCAAGCATATTTTGGCAATATGGGCGCCCGCTGGAGACAATAGGCCATACGAAGCTCCCGAC
The window above is part of the Calditrichota bacterium genome. Proteins encoded here:
- a CDS encoding tetratricopeptide repeat protein, with the protein product MTSNPILNLVMRTVKAGPVLLILLTIALLHSCAPLPPVEELPDRSAQVASPQDTLTAAERDSIILVTRSFAHERYKNGDYETARKHFLTLRYYDRDHKQNFYRYWADCFIRAGMLDSAVYAFEEGVKYFPEDEHTRVALAIMYRNERRYDEAIAQQSAAVRLKPDSLRYYQDLEAIYEAAERWDDAIATLQSMVNRWPDDKGLRERLTNLIRSRRSPEEYLAELKRSLEAAPDDPELRLRYATELSSQGMTKEATAEMEEYLKAKPADAGVWRQLGHSRADLGDWNGAIAALRKALDLEPKNASDAIEISRNYLALNNWSEARRWGARALDLEPGNGVALNAMAEAYFRSADAASGDNIKFNDKLVFAIAYGLYQRAAVSGNPQARSDGERGMRSLVQSELIPSKEDRFMSKANRPTGKAYDWIDPSWPEVQALDKFLSGLD
- the rpiB gene encoding ribose 5-phosphate isomerase B, with amino-acid sequence MRFAVASDHAGFALKELLKQRLFEEGHEVVDYGTTSEQPCDYPDFGRPAAEAVARGNCDRGLLVCGTGIGMSIVANKVPGVYAALCASGVQAEYARRHNNANVLVMGGWLTGRLQAEEILTRFLSTEFEGGRHARRVGKINGNGKGGGG